One segment of Theobroma cacao cultivar B97-61/B2 chromosome 9, Criollo_cocoa_genome_V2, whole genome shotgun sequence DNA contains the following:
- the LOC18590138 gene encoding tryptophan--tRNA ligase, cytoplasmic, whose amino-acid sequence MEKKEDQQLQQEEEQVVNPWEVSAKDGGKIDYDKLIDKFGCQRLDQSFVDRVQRLTSRPPHVFLRRGVFFAHRDLNEILDAYERGDKFYLYTGRGPSSEALHLGHLIPFMFTKYLQDAFKVPLVIQLTDDEKCMWKNLSVEESQRLARENAKDIIACGFDISKTFIFSDFDYVGGAFYKNMVKVAKCVTYNKVVGIFGFTGEDHIGKVSFPPVQAVPSFPSSFPHLFSSKDDLRCLIPCAIDQDPYFRMTRDVAPRIGYHKPALIESLFFPALQGETGKMSASDPNSAIYVTDSAKDIKFKVNKHAFTGGQESIEKHRQYGANLEVDIPIKYLNFFLEDDAELEHIKKEYGAGRMLTGEVKKRLIEVLTELVERHRRARAAVTDEMVDAFMAVRPLPNMFD is encoded by the exons ATGGAGAAGAAAGAGGATCAGCAGCTGCAGCAGGAAGAAGAGCAAGTGGTGAATCCATGGGAAGTATCGGCCAAAGACGGCGGAAAGATCGATTACGACAAGCTCATTGACAAATTCGGCTGCCAAAGGCTCGATCAATCCTTCGTTGACCGCGTCCAACGCCTCACTTCTCGTCCTCCTCACGTCTTTCTCCGCCGTGGCGTCTTCTTCGCTCATCGAGATTTGAATGAGATATTGGATGCCTACGAGCGAGGGGACAAGTTTTATTTGTATACCGGACGAGGACCTTCTTCTGAAGCTTTGCATTTGGGCCATTTGATTCCCTTTATGTTTACCAA ATACCTTCAAGATGCCTTCAAGGTTCCTCTTGTTATACAGCTTACTGATGATGAGAAGTGCATGTGGAAAAATCTTTCTGTGGAGGAGAGCCAAAGACTTGCCCGCGAGAATGCTAAAGACATCATTGCTTGTGGTTTTGACATATCAAAGACATTCATATTCTCAGACTTCGATTATGTTGGAGG TGCCTTTTACAAAAATATGGTCAAAGTTGCCAAGTGTGTCACATACAACAAG GTTGTTGGTATATTTGGATTCACTGGTGAGGATCATATTGGAAAAGTTAGCTTTCCACCTGTGCAG GCTGTTCCATCATTTCCCTCTTCATTCCCACATCTATTCTCCAGCAAGGATGATCTACGTTGTCTAATTCCATGTGCCATTGACCAG GATCCATATTTCAGAATGACTCGGGATGTTGCTCCTCGGATAGGGTATCACAAGCCTGCATTGATTGAATCATTGTTCTTCCCTGCTCTCCAG GGAGAGACAGGAAAAATGTCAGCTAGTGATCCAAATTCTGCTATATATGTGACAGATTCTGCAAAGGACATCAAATTCAAG GTAAACAAGCATGCATTCACTGGTGGGCAAGAATCCATAGAAAAACACAGACAATATGGAGCAAATCTTGAG GTagatattccaattaaatatcttaacttTTTCCTTGAGGATGATGCTGAACTTGAGCACATAAAGAAG GAGTATGGTGCGGGACGCATGCTTACAGGTGAGGTGAAAAAGCGACTTATTGAAGTTTTGACCGAACTAGTAGAAAGACATCGCAGGGCTCGAGCAGCAGTAACAGATGAG ATGGTGGATGCATTTATGGCTGTGAGACCCCTTCCCAATATGTTTGACTGA
- the LOC18590139 gene encoding molybdopterin biosynthesis protein CNX1, translating into MAESGCVTCGSTDRKMISADEALQIVLSVAKQLPHVTVPLHQALGKVLAQDIRAPDPLPPYPASIKDGYAVVASDGPGEYPVITESRAGNDGVGVTVTPGTVAYVTTGGPIPDGADAVVQVEDTEQVKASSVESKRVRILVQTRKGVDIRPVGCDIQKDALVLKSGERIGASEVGLLATVGVTMVKVQPMPAIAVLSTGDELVEPTTGFLSRGQIRDSNRAMLLAAATQQQCKVLDLGIVGDDKEELERVLDSAFSSGINILLTSGGVSMGDKDFVKPLLEKKGTVHFNKVCMKPGKPLTFAEIYFNQTENVPVNKVLAFGLPGNPVSCLVCFHLFVVPTIRHLAGWPNPHLTRVQARLQQPIKTDPFRPEFHHATIRWEINDGSGNPGFVAESTGHQMSSRLLGMKSANALLELPATGRVITAGSSISATIISDLSDLSGTPLGKTALSSDSSSTTTLHKSTLSETTADGAQDVQFKVAVLTVSDTVASGVGPDRSGPRAVSVVNSSSEKLGGAKVVAAAVVSDDVGKIKDVLQRWSDIDKMDLILTLGGTGFTPRDVTPEATKELIEKETPGLLYVMMQESLKVTPFAMLSRSAAGIRGSTLIINMPGNPNAVAECMEALLPALKHALKQIKGDKREKHPRHVPHEQATPVDTWERSHKLASAGGIEPPCSCSH; encoded by the exons ATGGCGGAGAGCGGCTGCGTCACCTGCGGTAGCACCGACAGGAAGATGATCTCAGCCGACGAAGCTCTTCAAATTGTGCTTAGTGTTGCCAAGCAACTGCCACATGTCACCGTCCCACTTCACCAAGCTCTCGGAAAAGTTTTGGCTCAGGATATCCGTGCTCCTGACCCTTTGCCTCCTTATCCAGCTTCAATCAAG GATGGTTATGCAGTGGTTGCTTCGGATGGCCCTGGTGAGTATCCTGTAATAACTGAATCAAGAGCTGGAAATGATGGCGTTGGTGTCACAGTGACTCCTGGAACCGTTGCTTATGTGACAACTGGAG GACCAATACCTGATGGTGCTGATGCAGTTGTCCAAGTTGAGGACACTGAACAGGTTAAAGCTTCTTCAGTTGAATCAAAGCGTGTAAGGATATTGGTGCAAACTAGAAAAGGTGTTGATATTCGTCCAGTG GGATGTGACATTCAGAAAGACGCACTGGTTTTAAAATCTGGAGAAAGAATAGGTGCTTCAGAAGTGGGACTACTAGCTACAGTGGGTGTTACAATGGTGAAG GTGCAACCTATGCCAGCAATTGCTGTACTTTCTACTGGAGATGAACTTGTAGAGCCCACAACGGGGTTCCTAAGTCGTGGCCAG ATTAGGGATTCCAACCGTGCTATGTTATTGGCAGCTGCAACACAGCAACAATGCAAAGTGCTTGACCTTGGTATCGTTGGAGATGACAAAGAAGAACTTGAGAGGGTCTTGGATAGTGCTTTTTCTTCAGGGATTAACATTCTTTTGACTTCTGGGGGTGTTTCCATGGGAGATAAGGATTTTGTTAAGCCACTGCTTGAAAAGAAGGGGACAGTACACTTCAACAAG GTTTGCATGAAACCAGGGAAACCATTGACATTTGCAGAGATATATTTCAATCAGACGGAGAATGTACCAGTAAACAAAGTTCTTGCATTTGGTTTACCGGGAAATCCAGTTAGCTGTCTAGTTTGCTTCCATCTCTTTGTGGTTCCCACCATACGCCACCTAGCAGGATGGCCAAATCCACATCTTACGAG AGTTCAAGCTCGACTTCAACAACCAATAAAGACAGATCCATTCCGGCCAGAATTTCATCACGCCACTATCAGATGGGAGATTAATGATGGATCAGGCAATCCTGG ATTTGTTGCTGAGAGCACTGGTCATCAAATGAGTAGTCGGCTTTTGGGTATGAAGTCAGCTAATGCTTTGCTGGAGTTGCCAGCAACAGGGAGAGTTATTACTGCTGGAAGTTCTATCTCAGCCACTATAATTTCTGATTTAAGTGATTTAAGTGGTACTCCATTGGGAAAGACTGCTTTGTCATCAGATTCAAGTTCAACTACTACACTACATAAAAGTACATTGAGTGAAACAACAGCAGATGGAGCTCAGGATGTACAGTTCAAAGTAGCTGTTCTTACAGTGAGTGATACTGTTGCATCAGGCGTAGGGCCCGATCGAAG TGGGCCTAGGGCAGTGTCTGTTGTAAATTCCTCATCTGAAAAGTTAGGAGGAGCAAAGGTAGTCGCAGCAGCTGTGGTTTCAGATGATGTGGGAAAGATCAAGGATGTTTTGCAGAGATGGAGTGATATTGACAAAATGGATCTTATCCTTACACTAG GTGGCACTGGCTTCACCCCAAGAGATGTGACCCCAGAAGCAACCAAAGagttaattgaaaaagaaacacCTGGTCTTCTGTATGTCATGATGCAAGAGAGTTTAAAG GTAACACCATTTGCTATGCTGTCACGCTCAGCAGCAGGAATAAGAGGATCAACATTG ATCATCAACATGCCCGGGAATCCTAATGCAGTCGCTGAATGCATGGAGGCTTTGTTGCCTGCACTTAAGCATGCACTAAAGCAGATAAAGGGTGACAAAAGGGAGAAACATCCCCGCCATGTCCCTCATGAACAAGCTACCCCTGTGGATACCTGGGAGCGCAGCCATAAGTTGGCCTCAGCTGGTGGTATTGAACCCCCTTGTTCTTGTTCCCATtaa